A single genomic interval of Musa acuminata AAA Group cultivar baxijiao chromosome BXJ3-4, Cavendish_Baxijiao_AAA, whole genome shotgun sequence harbors:
- the LOC103989657 gene encoding DEAD-box ATP-dependent RNA helicase 47B, with amino-acid sequence MELIIGQSHSGVLALASSRSLLGGRFALRCLSALRTTGFHKAAHPKNRTEAPDSSLSLSSLGFKPQIEPGRKKDRSFVDIGTLKPAATKVSPARDKPIKLRKAKLQIDESLFSAKSFAELGLSPRLIDRLNEAGLTVPTDVQSVAIPTIAQKHDVVVQSYTGSGKTLAYLLPILSEVGPLKSVSDDGMTPEQKPGIDAVIVAPSRELGMQIVREVERLLGPADKKLVQQLVGGANRSRQEEALKKNKPIIVVGTPGRIAEISAAGKLHTHGCQFLVLDEVDQLLSFNYREDMHRILEHVGRRSGTKPSGIMGPLARRTDRQTILVSATIPFSVVRAARNWGRDPLLVRAKSVVPLDSLPAPGPGVLASDSEMTSTTSSVTQGATESLPPSLKHFYCVSKIQHKVDTLRRCVHALDAQTVIVFMNNTKPLKDVVFKLEARGIKAEELHGDLSKLARATTLKKFKEGELRVLVTNELSARGLDVPECDLVVNLDLPTDSIHYAHRAGRTGRLGRKGNVVTICEEPEVFVVKKLRRHLGVGIQPCEFTEGKLVVSVEEE; translated from the coding sequence ATGGAGCTCATCATCGGGCAAAGTCACAGCGGCGTGCTTGCATTGGCGTCTTCTCGCTCCCTCCTCGGCGGCCGCTTTGCGTTGAGGTGTCTATCTGCGCTCCGCACCACGGGGTTCCATAAAGCGGCCCACCCCAAGAACCGCACCGAAGCCCCGGACTCTTCCCTCTCCCTCTCAAGCCTTGGTTTCAAACCTCAAATCGAGCCGGGAAggaagaaagatcgaagctttgtTGATATTGGAACGCTGAAACCTGCCGCTACGAAGGTCTCTCCGGCGAGGGACAAGCCGATCAAACTCAGAAAGGCAAAGCTTCAGATTGACGAGTCTTTGTTCTCGGCCAAGTCGTTCGCCGAGCTTGGCCTGTCGCCGCGGCTGATCGATCGGTTAAATGAGGCCGGCCTGACCGTTCCGACCGACGTCCAGTCCGTTGCCATCCCTACCATCGCGCAGAAGCACGATGTTGTCGTTCAGTCGTACACAGGCTCTGGCAAGACATTGGCTTACCTTCTCCCCATACTCTCCGAAGTAGGCCCGTTGAAGAGTGTGTCCGATGATGGAATGACGCCTGAACAGAAACCGGGAATCGATGCTGTTATCGTTGCCCCCTCGAGGGAGTTAGGCATGCAAATAGTGAGGGAGGTGGAGAGGTTGCTTGGTCCTGCGGATAAGAAGCTCGTTCAACAGCTTGTTGGGGGCGCAAATCGGTCACGACAGGAGGAGGCGCTAAAGAAGAACAAGCCGATTATCGTAGTTGGTACGCCTGGCCGTATCGCTGAGATTTCAGCAGCTGGGAAGCTACACACTCATGGGTGCCAGTTTTTGGTTTTGGATGAAGTGGACCAGCTGTTGTCTTTCAATTACCGTGAAGATATGCATAGAATTCTGGAGCATGTGGGAAGAAGGTCAGGAACTAAACCCAGTGGAATAATGGGGCCGCTTGCTAGGCGAACTGATCGTCAGACAATCTTGGTTTCTGCAACCATACCATTTTCGGTTGTGCGGGCAGCTAGGAACTGGGGACGAGATCCTCTACTTGTCAGGGCCAAGAGTGTGGTACCTCTTGATTCACTGCCTGCTCCAGGTCCTGGTGTTTTAGCATCCGATTCCGAGATGACTTCTACCACTAGCTCAGTAACTCAAGGGGCAACTGAAAGCTTGCCCCCATCCTTGAAACATTTCTATTGTGTTTCTAAAATACAACACAAAGTTGACACCTTAAGGAGATGTGTCCATGCACTGGACGCACAAACTGTGATTGTGTTCATGAACAATACCAAGCCATTAAAGGATGTTGTTTTTAAGCTGGAGGCTCGTGGCATCAAAGCGGAAGAACTACACGGCGATCTTAGCAAGCTTGCTAGAGCAACAactttgaagaaattcaaggaagGTGAACTCAGAGTTCTGGTGACGAATGAGTTGTCTGCTAGGGGACTAGATGTGCCTGAATGTGACCTCGTGGTCAATCTGGATTTGCCAACAGACTCTATTCATTATGCTCATAGGGCAGGTCGGACTGGACGCCTTGGCCGCAAGGGTAATGTGGTCACTATTTGTGAAGAACCTGAGGTTTTTGTTGTGAAAAAATTGAGGAGGCATCTAGGTGTAGGAATCCAACCTTGTGAATTTACAGAAGGTAAACTTGTTGTTTCCGTggaggaagaataa